From a single Georhizobium profundi genomic region:
- a CDS encoding Y-family DNA polymerase, producing MKGALRLAAADPAARALGLSPGLTLADARARVPDIEVCETAPEADRRMLERLADACDRFTPLVGFDGKCLDGTGGLMLDIAGCVHLFGGEAAMLQDIADKFETAGFKTFAAIASAPDTARAMAQFGSGGIVAEGSEEHAVRPLPVAALGLGAEIENGLARAGLRSIGDVAARPRGPLVARFGPELAYRLDLVMGRRRSSITPRRTVGDIIVEKRFGEPIGYEEDIRACLRHLAGQAGELLQERGKGGRLFEAAFFRADGKVTRIPVETARPSRDPAALMRLYDAKLEGLADPLDPGFGFDLIRLSVIFSETLVPEAQELSSKGVPTEEASALVERLSARFTPEQVVRFVSRDTHIPERAAEAIPALSSEQSAITWVVQDSGEPPLRPLFLFTPPHAIDVTASVPDGPPHRFFWRRVEHAIVKAEGPERIAQEWWRDAGQAMTRDYFRLEDTAGRRFWVYREGLYGMEVTNPRWFLHGIFA from the coding sequence GTGAAGGGCGCCTTGCGTCTTGCCGCCGCCGACCCTGCGGCACGGGCACTCGGCCTGTCGCCCGGGCTCACGCTTGCCGATGCGCGGGCGCGCGTGCCCGATATCGAAGTGTGCGAGACGGCGCCGGAAGCCGATCGGCGCATGCTGGAACGGCTCGCCGATGCCTGCGACCGCTTCACGCCGCTCGTCGGTTTCGATGGCAAGTGTCTCGATGGCACGGGAGGGCTCATGCTGGACATAGCCGGCTGCGTTCATCTTTTCGGCGGCGAGGCGGCCATGCTGCAGGATATCGCGGACAAGTTCGAAACGGCGGGCTTCAAGACCTTCGCCGCGATCGCGTCGGCGCCGGATACGGCGCGCGCCATGGCGCAGTTCGGGTCAGGCGGTATCGTGGCTGAAGGCAGTGAAGAGCATGCGGTGCGGCCCTTGCCCGTGGCCGCTCTTGGTCTTGGCGCGGAGATCGAAAACGGGCTCGCCCGCGCCGGACTCAGGAGCATCGGTGATGTCGCGGCGCGTCCGCGCGGACCGCTTGTCGCGCGCTTCGGGCCGGAACTTGCCTACCGGCTCGATCTCGTGATGGGACGGCGCCGCTCATCGATCACGCCGCGCCGCACGGTCGGTGACATCATCGTGGAAAAGCGGTTCGGCGAGCCGATCGGCTACGAGGAGGACATTCGGGCGTGCCTGCGCCACCTTGCGGGGCAGGCGGGAGAACTTTTGCAAGAGCGCGGCAAAGGCGGCCGGCTTTTCGAGGCGGCTTTCTTCAGGGCCGATGGCAAGGTGACGCGCATCCCGGTGGAAACGGCACGACCTTCGCGCGATCCAGCTGCGCTGATGCGCCTTTACGATGCGAAGCTCGAAGGGCTTGCCGATCCCCTCGATCCCGGCTTCGGCTTCGATCTGATCCGCCTGTCGGTCATCTTCAGCGAAACGCTCGTTCCCGAGGCGCAGGAGCTTTCGTCGAAAGGCGTTCCAACCGAAGAGGCAAGCGCGTTGGTGGAGCGCCTGAGTGCCCGGTTTACGCCCGAGCAGGTGGTGCGCTTCGTTTCGCGCGATACGCATATTCCCGAACGTGCCGCCGAAGCCATTCCGGCATTGTCATCGGAGCAGTCGGCGATCACATGGGTGGTGCAGGACAGTGGCGAGCCGCCCTTGCGTCCGCTTTTTCTCTTCACGCCGCCCCATGCGATCGACGTTACCGCCTCGGTTCCGGATGGCCCGCCGCATCGCTTCTTCTGGCGCCGGGTCGAGCATGCGATCGTCAAGGCGGAAGGTCCTGAGCGCATTGCGCAGGAGTGGTGGCGCGATGCCGGACAGGCGATGACACGCGATTATTTCCGGCTCGAGGATACCGCCGGGCGCCGGTTCTGGGTCTATCGCGAAGGGCTCTACGGGATGGAAGTCACCAATCCGCGCTGGTTCCTGCATGGGATCTTCGCATGA
- a CDS encoding error-prone DNA polymerase gives MMRYGELAVSTNFSFLRGASHPHEFITRALELGYAGIGIADCNTVAGVVRAYSALNELNSDYAAQYGKGARLDFKLVVGARLVFADGTPDILAYPENRAGWGRLCRLLTKGKMGDTKKGDCILSFADLLSLSADLLFIVMPPDQLDQVEATLAQLSRTAPGSVWLGAAMGRRGDDRRRLVALKSLADAARVPLMALNDVLYHAHERRPLQDVLTCIREKTTIEAAGRLLQENAERYLKPPHEMQRLFRDCPEAIGETTDFLARIDFSLDQLKYEYPDEPVPPGKTPQGWLEELTWKHAGWVYPDGVPPKVEALLKQEFALIAKLDYARYFLTIHDIVQFARNRGILCQGRGSAANSAVCFVLGITSVDPATSNLLFARFLSEERREPPDIDVDFEHERREEVIQHLYERYGRLRAGIAATVIRYRPRSAIREVGKVFGLTDDVTARLGGMVWGSFGDSIPESHVRQAGLDPHNPVIARALDFARQLLTFPRHLSQHVGGFVLTNGRLDETVPIGNAAMEDRTFIEWDKDDIDELGLMKVDVLALGMLTCIRKCFDLIRLHEGRDLDLAAIKHDDDVYRMLQKGDSIGVFQVESRAQINMLPRLKPEKFYDLVIQVAIVRPGPIQGDMVHPYLRRRDGLEEVHFPSPVPPHDPDELKHVLSRTLGVPLFQEQAMQLAITAAEFTPDQANGLRKAMATFRHNGTIGRFEEMMVNGMARRGYDRDFAERCFAQIKGFGEYGFPESHAASFARLVYVSAWIKHHYPAVFACGLLNSQPMGFYAPAQIVRDAREHGVEVRPVDVNYSHHDNTLERAANGKLALRIGFRQMDGFREDWSQALVSRRGRGYASIEALWHGVELEHRALKGLADADAFRSIGIDRRDALWAVRRLPEDRPLPLFAAAAQQELGLEQPSRLPPMPLAEQVVADYQTVKLSLKAHPIAFLRERFRSEGIISCAQSGEMPDRAFVKVAGVVLVRQRPGKGNAIFMTLEDETGVANTLLWSRLFDRYRRAVMSAKLVVVEAQIQRSKEGVVHLMVTAVHDRTGDLAMLSDVHSASIELSRADEVTHPTYTRQGEGGRHPRNVRIIPKSRDFH, from the coding sequence ATGATGCGGTACGGCGAACTTGCGGTCTCCACCAATTTCTCCTTTCTGCGCGGGGCCTCCCATCCGCATGAGTTCATCACCCGCGCGCTGGAACTCGGCTATGCGGGCATCGGCATCGCCGATTGCAACACGGTGGCGGGAGTCGTCCGCGCCTATAGTGCTCTCAACGAGCTGAATTCCGATTACGCCGCTCAGTATGGAAAGGGTGCCAGGCTTGATTTCAAGCTGGTCGTCGGCGCCCGGCTCGTCTTCGCCGACGGCACGCCCGACATTCTCGCCTATCCGGAAAACCGGGCCGGTTGGGGCAGGCTTTGCCGACTTTTGACGAAGGGCAAGATGGGCGACACGAAGAAGGGCGATTGCATCCTGAGCTTCGCCGATCTCCTGTCGCTTTCGGCCGATCTGCTGTTCATCGTCATGCCGCCCGATCAGCTTGACCAGGTGGAAGCCACGCTTGCGCAGCTTTCACGCACGGCACCCGGCTCCGTGTGGCTCGGCGCGGCCATGGGTCGTCGAGGGGATGACCGGCGCCGCCTCGTCGCCCTGAAGTCCCTGGCCGATGCGGCGCGCGTGCCGCTGATGGCGCTCAACGATGTGCTTTATCATGCACATGAACGACGGCCCCTGCAGGATGTGCTCACCTGCATTCGCGAGAAGACGACGATCGAGGCGGCAGGCCGCCTGCTTCAGGAAAATGCCGAGCGCTATCTGAAGCCACCGCACGAGATGCAGCGGCTCTTTCGCGATTGCCCGGAGGCCATCGGCGAAACGACGGACTTTCTCGCCCGCATCGATTTTTCGCTCGATCAGTTGAAATACGAGTATCCGGACGAACCGGTGCCGCCCGGCAAGACGCCGCAGGGCTGGCTGGAGGAACTCACCTGGAAACATGCCGGCTGGGTCTACCCCGATGGCGTTCCGCCCAAGGTGGAAGCGCTTCTGAAGCAGGAATTCGCGCTGATCGCGAAGCTCGATTATGCGCGCTATTTCCTGACCATCCACGATATCGTGCAGTTTGCGCGCAACCGGGGCATTCTGTGCCAGGGCCGCGGATCTGCCGCCAATTCGGCGGTCTGCTTCGTACTCGGCATTACCTCGGTGGATCCCGCGACCAGCAATCTTCTCTTTGCACGCTTTCTGTCGGAGGAGCGCCGCGAGCCTCCGGATATCGATGTCGACTTCGAGCATGAGCGGCGCGAAGAGGTCATCCAGCATCTTTATGAGCGCTATGGGCGGCTGCGCGCTGGTATCGCCGCAACCGTCATCCGCTATCGGCCGCGCAGCGCCATCCGCGAAGTCGGCAAGGTGTTCGGGCTGACCGACGACGTGACGGCGCGTCTCGGCGGCATGGTGTGGGGCAGTTTCGGCGACAGCATTCCCGAAAGCCATGTGCGCCAGGCTGGGCTCGATCCGCACAATCCCGTCATCGCCCGCGCGCTCGATTTTGCCCGCCAGCTTCTCACCTTTCCGCGCCACCTCTCGCAGCATGTGGGCGGCTTCGTGCTGACCAACGGGCGGCTCGATGAAACGGTGCCGATCGGCAATGCGGCGATGGAGGACCGCACCTTCATCGAGTGGGACAAGGACGATATCGATGAACTCGGGCTGATGAAGGTCGATGTGCTGGCGCTCGGCATGCTGACCTGCATTCGCAAATGCTTCGACCTCATCCGGCTGCACGAGGGCAGAGACCTCGATCTTGCTGCCATCAAGCACGATGACGATGTCTATCGCATGCTGCAGAAGGGCGATTCCATCGGCGTCTTCCAGGTGGAAAGCCGGGCGCAGATCAACATGCTGCCGCGCCTCAAGCCGGAAAAGTTCTACGATCTCGTCATCCAGGTGGCGATCGTGCGGCCCGGGCCGATCCAGGGCGACATGGTTCATCCCTATCTGCGGCGGCGCGACGGGCTGGAAGAGGTGCATTTTCCTTCGCCCGTCCCGCCGCATGATCCGGACGAGCTGAAGCATGTTCTTTCCCGCACATTGGGAGTGCCGCTTTTCCAGGAACAGGCAATGCAGCTGGCGATCACGGCGGCGGAATTTACGCCGGACCAAGCGAACGGGCTGCGCAAGGCGATGGCAACCTTCCGCCACAACGGCACGATCGGCCGTTTCGAGGAAATGATGGTGAATGGCATGGCGCGGCGCGGCTACGACCGGGATTTTGCCGAGCGCTGCTTTGCGCAGATCAAGGGTTTTGGCGAGTATGGGTTTCCCGAAAGCCATGCGGCTTCCTTCGCACGCCTCGTCTATGTCTCGGCTTGGATCAAGCACCATTATCCGGCGGTCTTTGCCTGTGGGCTCCTCAATTCCCAGCCCATGGGCTTTTACGCCCCGGCGCAGATCGTGCGCGATGCGCGCGAGCATGGCGTCGAAGTGCGGCCGGTGGACGTGAATTACAGCCATCACGACAACACGCTGGAGCGGGCGGCGAATGGCAAACTCGCCCTGCGCATCGGCTTTCGGCAGATGGATGGGTTTCGCGAGGACTGGTCGCAAGCGCTCGTTTCCCGGCGTGGCCGTGGCTATGCGAGCATCGAGGCCTTGTGGCATGGGGTCGAGCTCGAACACCGCGCGCTGAAAGGCCTGGCCGATGCCGATGCATTTCGGTCGATCGGGATCGACCGGCGTGATGCGCTGTGGGCCGTGCGGCGGTTGCCGGAAGATCGGCCGTTGCCGCTCTTTGCCGCGGCCGCACAGCAGGAGCTCGGGCTTGAGCAACCCTCCCGCCTGCCACCCATGCCGCTCGCCGAACAGGTCGTCGCCGATTATCAGACCGTGAAACTGTCGCTCAAGGCGCATCCGATCGCTTTTCTGCGCGAGCGATTTCGCAGCGAAGGCATCATCTCCTGCGCTCAGTCAGGGGAGATGCCGGACCGTGCGTTCGTCAAGGTTGCGGGGGTGGTTCTGGTGCGCCAGCGGCCCGGCAAGGGCAACGCGATCTTCATGACGCTGGAAGACGAGACGGGCGTCGCCAACACGCTTTTATGGTCGCGGCTTTTCGACAGGTATCGACGCGCCGTGATGAGCGCAAAGCTCGTCGTGGTCGAAGCTCAGATCCAAAGAAGCAAGGAAGGCGTGGTGCATCTCATGGTCACTGCCGTGCATGACCGCACGGGGGATCTCGCGATGCTGTCCGATGTCCATTCCGCCAGCATCGAATTGTCACGCGCCGACGAGGTTACCCACCCAACTTATACCCGCCAGGGCGAGGGCGGGCGCCACCCGCGCAATGTACGGATCATACCGAAGTCACGCGATTTCCATTGA